One stretch of Pomacea canaliculata isolate SZHN2017 linkage group LG1, ASM307304v1, whole genome shotgun sequence DNA includes these proteins:
- the LOC112562662 gene encoding transcription factor MafK-like, with translation MSKKIFLSQVKNEESIARANLAESPKWLHDVVSDDELVSLSVKELNRILKGMSREEVVKLKQRRRTLKNRGYAANCREKRISQKEILETEKHQLKAEVDRLQRENDVVKMELSALRSKCEALERFAELNNICIPMSLPPVTATHASVIVKTEPIPHTTVS, from the exons ATGAGCAAAAAG atatttttatcGCAAGTAAAGAACGAGGAGTCCATTGCACGAGCTAACTTGGCAGAGTCGCCAAAGTGGTTACATGATGTCGTCTCAGACGATGAGCTGGTTAGCCTGTCTGTCAAAGAGCTCAACAGGATCCTCAAAGGAATGTCCAGGGAGGAGGTGGTCAAACTGAAGCAACGTCGACGCACACTTAAAAACAGAGGATATGCTGCCAACTGTCGAGAGAAGCGTATATCTCAGAAAGAGATtttagagacagagaaacaTCAGCTGAAAGCTGAGGTCGACCGGCTGCAGCGAGAAAATGACGTGGTCAAAATGGAGTTGTCAGCTTTACGGTCAAAGTGTGAGGCGTTGGAGAGATTTGCAGAGCTAAACAACATATGTATTCCTATGTCTTTGCCACCTGTTACAGCCACACATGCTTCTGTCATCGTCAAAACAGAGCCTATTCCGCACACAACTGTCTCCTAA